The following proteins come from a genomic window of Solea solea chromosome 3, fSolSol10.1, whole genome shotgun sequence:
- the b3gat3 gene encoding galactosylgalactosylxylosylprotein 3-beta-glucuronosyltransferase 3 isoform X3, protein MRKSEATKQPLKQAAKLSPPTIFVITPTYARLVQKAELTRLSQTFLHVPQLHWIVVEDSPHKTPLVTDLLVKSGLTYTHLHMPTAKDRKLQEVRIRHTAHSPRQGDPNWLKPRGVEQRNEGLRWLREDRRAQPGGDTQEGVIYFADDDNTYSLQVFEEMRSTQRVSVWPVGLVGGMKYEKPVVEGGKVVRFHTGWRPSRPFPMDMAGFAVSLKLVMANPEACFDGEAPMGFLESSLLQGLVTMDELEPKADNCSKVLVWHTRTEKPKMKREEALQAQGIGSDPVVEILNFP, encoded by the exons ATGAGGAAGTCTGAAGCTACTAAACAACCCCTGAAACAGGCCGCCAAGCTCTCTCCGCCGACCATCTTTGTCATCACCCCGACTTATGCAAG GCTGGTGCAGAAGGCAGAGCTGACCCGTTTGTCCCAGACATTTCTCCATGTTCCTCAGCTCCATTGGATTGTGGTGGAAGACTCGCCTCATAAAACACCTCTGGTGACGGACCTCCTGGTGAAGAGCGGCCTGAcctacacacacttacacatgcCCACGGCCAAGGACCGCAAACTGCAGGAG GTTAGAATCAGACacactgctcactctccacgTCAGGGGGATCCCAACTGGCTGAAGCCTCGTGGAGTCGAACAGAGGAACGAGGGTCTACGGTGGCTCAGAGAGGACAGGAGGGCTCAGCCAGGTGGAGACACCCAGGAGGGGGTGATTTACTTTGCTGACGATGATAACACATACAGCTTGCAAGTATTTGAAGAG ATGAGGAGTACCCAGCGAGTGTCTGTGTGGCCTGTGGGGCTGGTTGGAGGGATGAAATACGAGAAGCCGGTGGTTGAAGGAGGAAAG GTGGTTCGCTTCCACACCGGCTGGCGTCCTAGTCGCCCTTTCCCGATGGACATGGCCGGATTTGCCGTGTCCCTCAAACTGGTCATGGCCAATCCAGAGGCGTGTTTTGATGGAGAGGCACCCATGGGCTTCTTAGAAAGCAGCCTTCTTCAGGGATTGGTTACCATGGATGAACTGGAGCCCAAAGCAGACAATTGCTCAAAA GTGCTGGTGTGGCACACGAGGACAGAGAAGCCGAAGATGAAGAGAGAGGAAGCTCTACAGGCTCAGGGAATTGGTTCAGACCCTGTTGTGGAG atATTGAACTTTCCTTAA
- the b3gat3 gene encoding galactosylgalactosylxylosylprotein 3-beta-glucuronosyltransferase 3 isoform X1, with the protein MATRMKLKLKTVFVLYFMVSLLGLIYALMQLGQRCDCTEHDLPKDRTISRLRGELHRLQEQMRKSEATKQPLKQAAKLSPPTIFVITPTYARLVQKAELTRLSQTFLHVPQLHWIVVEDSPHKTPLVTDLLVKSGLTYTHLHMPTAKDRKLQEVRIRHTAHSPRQGDPNWLKPRGVEQRNEGLRWLREDRRAQPGGDTQEGVIYFADDDNTYSLQVFEEMRSTQRVSVWPVGLVGGMKYEKPVVEGGKVVRFHTGWRPSRPFPMDMAGFAVSLKLVMANPEACFDGEAPMGFLESSLLQGLVTMDELEPKADNCSKVLVWHTRTEKPKMKREEALQAQGIGSDPVVEILNFP; encoded by the exons atggcaacacggATGAAGCTGAAGCTAaagactgtgtttgtgctgtacTTCATGGTCTCGCTCCTGGGCCTCATCTATGCACTGATGCAGCTTG GTCAACGCTGTGACTGCACAGAACATGACTTGCCCAAAGACCGTACCATATCCCGGCTGCGGGGGGAGCTGCACCGTCTTCAGGAACAGATGAGGAAGTCTGAAGCTACTAAACAACCCCTGAAACAGGCCGCCAAGCTCTCTCCGCCGACCATCTTTGTCATCACCCCGACTTATGCAAG GCTGGTGCAGAAGGCAGAGCTGACCCGTTTGTCCCAGACATTTCTCCATGTTCCTCAGCTCCATTGGATTGTGGTGGAAGACTCGCCTCATAAAACACCTCTGGTGACGGACCTCCTGGTGAAGAGCGGCCTGAcctacacacacttacacatgcCCACGGCCAAGGACCGCAAACTGCAGGAG GTTAGAATCAGACacactgctcactctccacgTCAGGGGGATCCCAACTGGCTGAAGCCTCGTGGAGTCGAACAGAGGAACGAGGGTCTACGGTGGCTCAGAGAGGACAGGAGGGCTCAGCCAGGTGGAGACACCCAGGAGGGGGTGATTTACTTTGCTGACGATGATAACACATACAGCTTGCAAGTATTTGAAGAG ATGAGGAGTACCCAGCGAGTGTCTGTGTGGCCTGTGGGGCTGGTTGGAGGGATGAAATACGAGAAGCCGGTGGTTGAAGGAGGAAAG GTGGTTCGCTTCCACACCGGCTGGCGTCCTAGTCGCCCTTTCCCGATGGACATGGCCGGATTTGCCGTGTCCCTCAAACTGGTCATGGCCAATCCAGAGGCGTGTTTTGATGGAGAGGCACCCATGGGCTTCTTAGAAAGCAGCCTTCTTCAGGGATTGGTTACCATGGATGAACTGGAGCCCAAAGCAGACAATTGCTCAAAA GTGCTGGTGTGGCACACGAGGACAGAGAAGCCGAAGATGAAGAGAGAGGAAGCTCTACAGGCTCAGGGAATTGGTTCAGACCCTGTTGTGGAG atATTGAACTTTCCTTAA
- the sb:cb1058 gene encoding uncharacterized protein sb:cb1058 gives MAIGKNSRKSSSRSSIRAPKFLDKSSGFYGRLDEPETTTGGEEVKGNHVEDRGNGIEDANTERRVSTTAPGVVHSSGSNEDEEDEAFDFNEGSIEDDGETLLSRKPNRLSSKWKRSSRRKQKDRKVMEDSAQDERPGLGMESPAEPQALEATAVITEVEVEKLKRMEEENEKVGRGKEPALVHFQVREDKDDQVLIRDKKRAREEKGEEERRMEREQEEGMKMLKRTTMRNYRKTLDRALRRGWEAFITNLYSVTLTPVTPSSPPSPSLKKKQQHNSVLAEFR, from the exons ATGGCAATCGGCAAGAATTCCAGGAAAAGCTCGTCCAGAAGCTCAATCCGGGCTCCAAAGTTTCTGGATAAATCCAGCGGCTTCTACGGTCGCCTGGATGAGCCTGAAACCAccacaggaggagaagaggtgaAGGGAAATCATGTAGAGGACAGAGGGAATGGCATAGAAGACGctaacacagagaggagagtgagTACCACAGCCCCAGGTGTGGTGCACAGTTCTGGGTCGAAtgaggacgaggaggatgaGGCATTTGATTTCAATGAGGGGTCGATTGAGGATGATGGTGAGACTCTCCTGAGCAGGAAACCCAATCGCCTCAGCAGCAAGTGGAAGAGAAGCTCCAGGAGGAAACAGAAGGACCGGAAGGTCATGGAGGATTCAGCCCAGGATGAGAGACCCGGTCTAGGCATGGAGAGTCCTGCTGAGCCCCAGGCACTGGAGGCCACCGCGGTGATAACTGAGGTAGAGGTGGAGAAACTGAAGAGGATGGAGGAAGAAAACGAAAAGGTGGGAAGAGGAAAGGAGCCTGCACTTGTTCACTTTCAGGTACGGGAGGATAAGGATGACCAAGTCCTCATTAGGGACAAGAAAAGGGCAAGAGAAGAaaagggagaagaggagaggaggatggagagagagcaggaggagggaaTGAAAATGCTGAAGAGGACTACGATGAGGAATTACCGCAAG ACCTTGGACCGAGCCTTGCGTCGCGGCTGGGAGGCTTTCATCACCAACCTCTACAGTGTCACGCTCACACCAGTGACTCCCTCCTCGCCACCTTCCccttctttaaaaaagaagcaACAGCACAACTCAGTATTAGCCGAGTTCCGGTAG
- the arl2 gene encoding ADP-ribosylation factor-like protein 2 → MLGEAGLRAQSLPACDAANYNLPSQTVHLLKSNNSRIHKATAAEPDRAEMGLLTILTKMKQKERELRLLMLGLDNAGKTTILKKFNGEDVSTISPTLGFNIKTLEHKGFKLNIWDVGGQKSLRSYWRNYFESTDGLVWVVDSADRLRLQDCKDELSALLREERLAGATLLVFANKQDLPGSLSKDAIREALALDELKSHHWCIIGCSAITGENLLAGMDWLLDDIGARIFTAD, encoded by the exons ATGCTAGGTGAGGCGGGACTACGAGCACAGTCGCTTCCTGCATGCGATGCTGCTAACTACAACCTTCCATCACAAACCGTACATCtgttaaaaagtaataatagtCGTATTCACAAAGCCACAGCAGCGGAGCCGGACAGAGCAGAGATGGGTTTGCTGACGATTCTGACGAAGATGAAGCAAAAGGAGCGCGAGCTGAGGCTGCTGATGCT AGGTTTGGACAACGCGGGGAAAACGACGATCTTGAAGAAATTTAACGGCGAGGACGTCAGCACCATCTCTCCAACCCTGGGCTTCAACATCAAAACACTGGAGCACAAAGG gtttaaattaaatatttgggATGtcggaggtcagaagtcactgCGTTCCTACTGGAGGAACTACTTTGAGAGCACCGACGGGCTGGTGTGGGTGGTGGACAGCGCAGATAGACTCAGACTGCAGGACTGCAAAGATGAACTCAGTGCACTGCTGCGGGAGGAG AGGTTAGCTGGTGCAACACTACTAGTATTTGCCAACAAGCAGGATTTACCAGGATCCCTGTCAAAAGATGCCATACGGGAG GCACTGGCTCTGGACGAGTTAAAAAGTCATCACTGGTGCATCATTGGTTGCAGCGCAATAACGGGAGAGAATTTATTAGCTGGAATGGACTGGCTATTAGACGATATTGGTGCAAGGATTTTCACTGCCGACTGA
- the b3gat3 gene encoding galactosylgalactosylxylosylprotein 3-beta-glucuronosyltransferase 3 isoform X2, with amino-acid sequence MATRMKLKLKTVFVLYFMVSLLGLIYALMQLGQRCDCTEHDLPKDRTISRLRGELHRLQEQMRKSEATKQPLKQAAKLSPPTIFVITPTYARLVQKAELTRLSQTFLHVPQLHWIVVEDSPHKTPLVTDLLVKSGLTYTHLHMPTAKDRKLQEGDPNWLKPRGVEQRNEGLRWLREDRRAQPGGDTQEGVIYFADDDNTYSLQVFEEMRSTQRVSVWPVGLVGGMKYEKPVVEGGKVVRFHTGWRPSRPFPMDMAGFAVSLKLVMANPEACFDGEAPMGFLESSLLQGLVTMDELEPKADNCSKVLVWHTRTEKPKMKREEALQAQGIGSDPVVEILNFP; translated from the exons atggcaacacggATGAAGCTGAAGCTAaagactgtgtttgtgctgtacTTCATGGTCTCGCTCCTGGGCCTCATCTATGCACTGATGCAGCTTG GTCAACGCTGTGACTGCACAGAACATGACTTGCCCAAAGACCGTACCATATCCCGGCTGCGGGGGGAGCTGCACCGTCTTCAGGAACAGATGAGGAAGTCTGAAGCTACTAAACAACCCCTGAAACAGGCCGCCAAGCTCTCTCCGCCGACCATCTTTGTCATCACCCCGACTTATGCAAG GCTGGTGCAGAAGGCAGAGCTGACCCGTTTGTCCCAGACATTTCTCCATGTTCCTCAGCTCCATTGGATTGTGGTGGAAGACTCGCCTCATAAAACACCTCTGGTGACGGACCTCCTGGTGAAGAGCGGCCTGAcctacacacacttacacatgcCCACGGCCAAGGACCGCAAACTGCAGGAG GGGGATCCCAACTGGCTGAAGCCTCGTGGAGTCGAACAGAGGAACGAGGGTCTACGGTGGCTCAGAGAGGACAGGAGGGCTCAGCCAGGTGGAGACACCCAGGAGGGGGTGATTTACTTTGCTGACGATGATAACACATACAGCTTGCAAGTATTTGAAGAG ATGAGGAGTACCCAGCGAGTGTCTGTGTGGCCTGTGGGGCTGGTTGGAGGGATGAAATACGAGAAGCCGGTGGTTGAAGGAGGAAAG GTGGTTCGCTTCCACACCGGCTGGCGTCCTAGTCGCCCTTTCCCGATGGACATGGCCGGATTTGCCGTGTCCCTCAAACTGGTCATGGCCAATCCAGAGGCGTGTTTTGATGGAGAGGCACCCATGGGCTTCTTAGAAAGCAGCCTTCTTCAGGGATTGGTTACCATGGATGAACTGGAGCCCAAAGCAGACAATTGCTCAAAA GTGCTGGTGTGGCACACGAGGACAGAGAAGCCGAAGATGAAGAGAGAGGAAGCTCTACAGGCTCAGGGAATTGGTTCAGACCCTGTTGTGGAG atATTGAACTTTCCTTAA
- the naa40 gene encoding N-alpha-acetyltransferase 40, with protein sequence MGRKSNRAKEKKARRQEERAAMDAVCAKVDAANKLDDPLTAFPAFKKYDRNGLNLQIECKRVTTLNPLSVEWAFELTRANMQTLYEQSEWGWKEREKREEMNDERAWYLLARDGDSAPVAFSHFRFDVECGEEVLYCYEVQLESRVRRKGLGKFLIQILQLIANSTQMKKVMLTVFKHNHGAYQFFRDALQFEIDETSPSMSGCCGDDCSYEILSRRTKHGEASAGHTHGGGHCGGCCH encoded by the exons ATGGGG AGGAAGTCCAACAGAGCAAAGGAGAAGAAAGCCCGGCGTCAGGAGGAGAGGGCAGCTATGGACGCTGTCTGTGCCAAGGTGGACGCAGCCAATAAG CTGGATGATCCACTGACTGCCTTCCCAGCTTTCAAGAAATACGACAGAAATGG GCTGAACCTACAGATAGAGTGTAAGAGAGTGACCACCCTCAACCCACTGTCTGTGGAATGGGCCTTTGAACTCACCAGAGCCAACATGCAGACACT GTATGAGCAGAGCGAGTGGGGGTGGAAggagagggaaaagagagaggagatgaacgACGAGAGGGCATGGTACCTGCTTGCCCGTGATGGCGACTCTGCTCCAGTGGCCTTCTCTCACTTCCGATTTGACGTGGAGTGCGGGGAGGAGGTTTTATATTG CTATGAGGTGCAGTTGGAGAGCAGAGTGCGGAGGAAAGGACTCGGCAAGTTCCTCATCCAGATACTACAGCTTATTGCCAACAG TACACAGATGAAGAAAGTGATGCTGACAGTTTTTAAACACAACCATGGGGCTTATCAGTTCTTCAGAGATGCTTTACA GTTTGAGATTGATGAAACCTCACCGAGCATGTCCGGCTGTTGCGGCGACGACTGCTCTTACGAGATCCTGAGCCGGCGGACCAAACACGGCGAGGCCTCGGCGGGACACACCCACGGGGGCGGGCACTGCGGGGGCTGCTGCCACTGA